In Myotis daubentonii chromosome 10, mMyoDau2.1, whole genome shotgun sequence, one genomic interval encodes:
- the PSMC2 gene encoding 26S proteasome regulatory subunit 7, whose translation MPDYLGADQRKTKEEEKEDKPIRALDEGDIALLKTYGQSTYSRQIKQVEDDIQQLLKKINELTGIKESDTGLAPPALWDLAADKQTLQSEQPLQVARCTKIINADSEDPKYIINVKQFAKFVVDLSDQVAPTDIEEGMRVGVDRNKYQIHIPLPPKIDPTVTMMQVEEKPDVTYSDVGGCKEQIEKLREVVETPLLHPERFVNLGIEPPKGVLLFGPPGTGKTLCARAVANRTDACFIRVIGSELVQKYVGEGARMVRELFEMARTKKACLIFFDEIDAIGGARFDDGAGGDNEVQRTMLELINQLDGFDPRGNIKVLMATNRPDTLDPALMRPGRLDRKIEFSLPDLEGRTHIFKIHARSMSVERDIRFELLARLCPNSTGAEIRSVCTEAGMFAIRARRKIATEKDFLEAVNKVIKSYAKFSATPRYMTYN comes from the exons ATGCCGGATTACCTCGGTGCGGATCAGCGGAAAAccaaagaggaggagaaggaggacaaGCCCATCCGAG ctttggaTGAGGGTGATATTGCCTTGCTGAAAACTTAT GGTCAGAGCACTTACTCTAGGCAGATCAAGCAGGTTGAAGATGACATTCAACAACTTCTCAAGAAAATTAATGAGCTCACTG GTATTAAAGAGTCTGACACTGGCCTGGCCCCACCAGCACTCTGGGATTTGGCTGCAGATAAGCAAACACTCCAGAGTGAACAGCCTTTGCAGGTTGCGAG ATGTACAAAGATAATCAATGCTGATTCGGAGGACCCAAAGTACATTATCAACGTGAAGCAGTTTGCCAAGTTTGTGGTGGACCTCAGTGATCAGGTAGCACCTACTGACATTGAAGAAGGGATGAGAGTTGG tGTGGACAGAAATAAGTATCAAATTCACATTCCACTGCCTCCTAAGATTGACCCAACAGTTACCATGATGCAG GTAGAGGAAAAACCTGATGTCACATACAGTGATGTGGGTGGCTGTAAGGAACAGATTGAGAAACTTCGAGAAGTAGTTGAAACCCCTCTACTTCAT CCAGAGAGGTTTGTTAACCTTGGCATTGAGCCTCCCAAGGGCGTGCTGCTCTTTGGTCCACCGGGTACAGGCAAGACACTCTGTGCTCGGGCAGTTGCTAACAGGACTGATGCTTGCTTCATTCGAGTTATTGGATCTGAACTTGTGCAGAAATATGTCGGTGAG GGGGCACGAATGGTTCGAGAGCTCTTTGAAATGGCCAGGACAAAAAAAGCCTGCCTTATCTTCTTTGATGAAATTGATGCTATTGGAG GGGCTCGTTTTGATGATGGTGCGGGAGGTGACAATGAAGTACAGAGAACGATGTTGGAATTGATCAACCAGCTGGATGGTTTTGATCCTCGCGGCAACATTAAAGTACTGATGGCCACTAACAGACCCGACACTTTGGATCCAGCACTGATGAGGCCAGGGAGACTGGACAGGAAGATTGAATTTAGCTTACCTGATCTAGAG GGCCggactcacatttttaaaatccatgcGCGTTCAATGAGTGTTGAAAGAGATATCAGATTTGAATTGTTAGCACGACTGTGTCCAAATAGCACTG GTGCTGAGATTAGAAGTGTCTGCACAGAAGCTGGTATGTTTGCCATCAGAGCCCGGCGAAAAATAGCTACTGAGAAGGATTTCTTGGAAGCTGTAAATAAGGTCATTAAGTCCTATGCCAAATTCAGTGCTACTCCCCGCTACATGACATACAACTGA